In a genomic window of Pseudomonas oryzihabitans:
- a CDS encoding non-oxidative hydroxyarylic acid decarboxylases subunit C gives MAYDNLRDFLQALDSNGQLLRITDTVKAEPDLAAAANAAGRIGENAPALFFNNIEGFTDAQVVLNTIGSWANHAIALGMEPNTSTRDQIAEFIRRWETFPVAPERRADPAWAQNTVDEEDINLFDILPLFRLNDGDGGFYLDKACVVSRDPTDPDSFAKQNVGIYRMEVKGKRKLGLQPVPMHDIALHLHKAEERGQDLPIAITLGNDPIITLMGATPLKYDQSEYEMAGALRGSGYPISTAPLTGFDVPWGSEVILEGVIEGRKREIEGPFGEFTGHYSGGRNMTVVRIDKVSYRSQPIFESLYLGMPWTEIDYLMGPATCVPLYQQLKAEFPEVQAVNAMYTHGLLAIISTKKRYGGFARAVGLRAMTTPHGLGYVKIVIMVDEDVDPFNLPQVMWALSSKVNPSGDLVQLPNMSVLELDPGSSPAGITDKLIIDATTPVAPDLRGHYSQPVRDLPETKEWIEKLSGLLSNR, from the coding sequence ATGGCTTACGATAATCTGCGTGATTTTCTCCAGGCACTGGATTCCAATGGGCAGTTGCTGCGCATCACTGACACTGTCAAAGCGGAACCCGATCTCGCTGCGGCTGCAAACGCTGCGGGTCGGATAGGAGAAAATGCTCCAGCGCTTTTTTTCAATAATATTGAAGGTTTTACTGATGCTCAGGTAGTGCTCAATACCATTGGCTCCTGGGCCAATCATGCGATTGCGCTAGGCATGGAGCCCAATACTTCAACTCGAGATCAGATCGCCGAGTTCATCCGGCGCTGGGAAACCTTTCCAGTAGCTCCTGAGCGTAGAGCCGATCCGGCTTGGGCCCAAAACACCGTAGACGAAGAGGACATCAATCTCTTCGATATACTGCCACTGTTTCGTCTTAATGACGGCGATGGTGGATTCTATCTCGACAAGGCGTGTGTCGTTTCCCGTGATCCGACTGATCCTGACAGTTTTGCAAAGCAAAACGTTGGTATCTACCGCATGGAGGTCAAGGGCAAGCGAAAGCTTGGGCTGCAGCCCGTACCGATGCACGATATTGCCTTGCATCTACATAAGGCGGAAGAGCGTGGTCAAGACCTTCCCATAGCTATTACGCTTGGCAATGATCCGATCATTACGTTGATGGGCGCTACCCCGCTCAAGTATGACCAGTCTGAGTATGAGATGGCGGGCGCATTGCGCGGATCCGGCTATCCAATTTCTACGGCGCCGTTGACGGGCTTCGACGTTCCTTGGGGGTCGGAAGTCATCCTTGAGGGTGTCATTGAGGGCCGCAAACGAGAGATTGAAGGACCATTCGGTGAATTTACCGGACACTATTCCGGTGGGCGGAATATGACAGTGGTAAGGATTGATAAGGTCTCCTACCGCAGTCAGCCAATTTTTGAGTCGCTTTATTTGGGTATGCCCTGGACTGAGATTGACTACCTAATGGGCCCGGCTACATGCGTCCCTCTGTACCAACAGCTGAAGGCTGAATTCCCGGAAGTCCAAGCCGTCAATGCCATGTATACGCATGGTCTTTTGGCCATTATCTCGACGAAGAAACGATACGGTGGCTTCGCTCGTGCTGTAGGGCTCCGAGCAATGACTACACCACACGGCTTGGGTTACGTAAAGATAGTCATCATGGTCGACGAGGATGTGGATCCGTTCAATCTGCCGCAAGTCATGTGGGCGCTGTCCTCAAAGGTAAACCCTTCCGGGGATTTGGTGCAGCTGCCCAATATGTCCGTCTTGGAGTTAGACCCCGGTTCTTCCCCGGCAGGTATTACTGATAAGTTGATTATTGATGCGACCACTCCCGTTGCGCCTGATCTTCGTGGCCACTACAGCCAGCCTGTACGAGACCTGCCGGAGACAAAAGAGTGGATCGAAAAATTGTCCGGCCTGTTGAGCAATCGTTAA
- a CDS encoding non-oxidative hydroxyarylic acid decarboxylases subunit D translates to MVCPRCEDANVEVMAESPRAGVWVVYQCQRCLYTWRSTEPLRRTSREHYPEEFRMTQADIDGAPEVPTIPPLLASTSVN, encoded by the coding sequence ATGGTATGTCCACGCTGTGAAGACGCGAATGTTGAAGTAATGGCCGAGTCGCCACGTGCTGGTGTGTGGGTTGTCTATCAATGCCAGCGATGTCTTTATACTTGGCGCTCCACGGAACCGCTTCGCAGGACTTCGCGTGAGCATTATCCGGAAGAGTTCCGCATGACCCAGGCTGACATTGATGGCGCGCCAGAGGTGCCGACGATTCCTCCTTTGCTTGCAAGTACGTCCGTCAACTAA
- a CDS encoding aromatic amino acid transaminase — MFEHLADYPGDPILSLIGAYQSDGRPEKVNLSVGIYTDAQGKLSVLQSVVAAEQHLRKRSLAPSMYLPMEGHEGYRLNAQRLQFGSESPALAEGRIATLQTLGGSGALKIGADFLRQWFPGSSVWVSDPTWDNHIAIFEGAGLAVKKYPYYCSSSAELAFEGMLKELSTLPSRSIVLLHPCCHNPTGLDLTNAQWLKVIEVLVERELIPFVDCAYQGFGEGLDQDAFAIREMERAGLTFLVSYSFSKNFSLYGERVGTLSVVCHSPQVATKVLGQLKATVRRNYSSPPNHGAQLVDLVLGSELSTLWRTELEEMRLRTSSMRELLATLLSDAGLPLGEQLRRHRGLFSYTGLNKAQIGRLRQEFGIYLVDNGRMCVAGLTMEKIPYVSSAIVEVLLHRE, encoded by the coding sequence ATGTTCGAACATCTAGCTGATTATCCAGGCGATCCGATCCTGTCCCTGATAGGGGCGTATCAAAGTGATGGCAGACCTGAGAAAGTAAACCTGAGTGTGGGGATCTATACGGATGCGCAAGGAAAGCTATCGGTCCTGCAGTCAGTAGTTGCCGCTGAGCAGCACCTGCGCAAACGATCACTCGCGCCTTCGATGTACCTCCCGATGGAAGGTCATGAAGGTTATCGCTTGAACGCGCAACGTCTACAGTTTGGCAGTGAAAGCCCTGCGCTAGCAGAGGGACGCATCGCCACCCTCCAAACCCTTGGCGGATCCGGTGCCCTCAAGATTGGCGCAGACTTTTTGCGCCAATGGTTTCCGGGCTCCAGTGTTTGGGTAAGCGATCCGACCTGGGATAACCATATCGCCATCTTCGAAGGCGCAGGCTTAGCGGTCAAAAAATATCCGTATTATTGCTCGTCTTCTGCCGAGCTTGCTTTCGAGGGCATGCTGAAAGAACTCAGTACCCTCCCCTCTCGGAGCATTGTTCTGCTCCATCCCTGCTGCCACAACCCTACCGGGTTGGACCTGACCAACGCCCAATGGCTAAAAGTCATCGAGGTTCTAGTCGAACGGGAACTTATCCCCTTCGTCGATTGTGCATACCAAGGTTTCGGCGAAGGCCTGGATCAGGATGCCTTTGCTATTAGAGAAATGGAGCGTGCGGGCCTGACCTTTCTCGTCAGCTATTCCTTCTCCAAAAATTTTTCGCTATACGGGGAACGGGTAGGAACCTTGTCCGTGGTCTGTCACTCGCCCCAAGTAGCAACCAAGGTACTCGGGCAGTTGAAAGCCACCGTGAGACGAAACTACTCGAGTCCGCCAAACCATGGCGCTCAGTTGGTAGACCTCGTACTGGGCAGTGAACTCTCTACTCTTTGGCGTACTGAGCTAGAAGAAATGCGCCTGCGCACCTCTTCGATGCGCGAGCTGCTAGCAACGCTGCTCAGTGACGCTGGCCTGCCACTGGGTGAGCAACTACGCCGTCATCGAGGCCTGTTTTCCTACACTGGCCTCAACAAGGCACAGATAGGTCGGCTGCGACAAGAGTTCGGTATTTACCTCGTCGATAATGGCCGAATGTGTGTAGCGGGCCTGACAATGGAGAAGATCCCCTACGTTTCTTCGGCCATCGTAGAAGTCCTACTGCATCGAGAGTAA
- a CDS encoding DUF2474 domain-containing protein, which yields MAGRSREPNPADSKPLWQRLAWMAGIWACSLVALGVVAWVLRLVLTAAGLKTH from the coding sequence ATGGCCGGCCGCTCGCGCGAACCGAATCCCGCCGACAGCAAGCCGCTCTGGCAGCGGCTGGCCTGGATGGCCGGTATCTGGGCGTGCAGCCTGGTGGCCCTGGGCGTGGTGGCCTGGGTGCTGCGACTGGTGCTGACGGCGGCGGGGTTGAAAACTCATTGA
- the cydB gene encoding cytochrome d ubiquinol oxidase subunit II, whose amino-acid sequence MNGIPGIDLPLIWAIIIIFGLMMYVVMDGFDLGIGILFPFVKGKEDRDVMMNTVAPIWDGNETWLVLGGAGLYGAFPLAYSVILPALYLPLIFMLIGLIFRGVAFEFRFKVHEGKEALWDKSFIFGSLLASFCQGVALGAFIEGFPVENRQYVGGPLDWLTPFSVFCGLGVIAAYALLGSTWLIMKTEGPLQATMRRLTKPLLFLLLAFTVVVSIWTPLTHVAISHRWFSLPNLFWFLPVPILVGVVTLALLRAILREDSHHAPFLLTLALIFLGYSGLGISLWPNIIPPGVSIWEASSPPQSQLFLLIGTLFIIPITLMYTFWGYYVFRGKVRAGEGYH is encoded by the coding sequence ATGAACGGCATCCCTGGCATCGACCTCCCGCTGATCTGGGCGATCATCATCATCTTCGGCCTCATGATGTACGTGGTCATGGACGGCTTCGACCTGGGCATCGGCATCCTCTTCCCCTTCGTCAAGGGCAAGGAGGACCGCGACGTCATGATGAACACCGTGGCGCCCATCTGGGACGGCAACGAGACCTGGCTGGTGCTCGGCGGGGCGGGGCTGTACGGCGCCTTCCCGCTGGCCTACTCGGTGATCCTGCCGGCGCTCTACCTGCCGCTGATCTTCATGCTGATCGGCCTGATCTTCCGCGGCGTGGCCTTCGAGTTCCGCTTCAAGGTCCATGAAGGCAAGGAAGCCCTGTGGGACAAGTCCTTCATCTTCGGCTCGCTGCTGGCCAGCTTCTGCCAGGGTGTGGCCTTGGGCGCCTTCATCGAGGGCTTCCCGGTGGAGAATCGCCAGTACGTCGGCGGCCCGCTGGACTGGCTGACGCCTTTCTCGGTGTTCTGCGGCCTGGGCGTGATCGCCGCCTATGCGCTGCTGGGCAGCACCTGGCTGATCATGAAGACCGAGGGTCCGCTGCAGGCCACCATGCGCCGCCTGACCAAGCCGCTGCTGTTCCTGCTGCTGGCCTTCACCGTGGTGGTGAGCATCTGGACCCCGCTGACCCATGTAGCCATCTCCCATCGCTGGTTCAGCCTGCCCAATTTGTTCTGGTTCCTGCCGGTGCCCATCCTGGTGGGCGTGGTGACCCTGGCCCTGCTGCGCGCCATCCTGCGCGAAGACTCGCACCATGCGCCCTTCCTGCTGACGCTGGCGCTGATCTTCCTTGGCTATAGCGGCCTGGGCATCAGCCTGTGGCCGAACATCATCCCGCCGGGCGTTTCCATCTGGGAGGCCTCGTCACCGCCGCAGAGCCAGCTGTTCCTGCTCATCGGCACTCTGTTCATCATCCCGATCACCCTGATGTACACCTTCTGGGGCTACTACGTATTCCGCGGCAAGGTACGCGCGGGTGAGGGCTACCACTGA
- a CDS encoding cytochrome ubiquinol oxidase subunit I has protein sequence MFGLEALDLARIQFAFTVSFHIIFPALSIGSASFLAVLEGLWLKTDNHVYKDLYHFWLKIFAIFFGMGVVSGLVMAYEFGTNWSGFADYAGAVTGPLLTYEVLTAFFIEAGFLGVMLFGWNRVGRGLHFFSTVMVAIGTLMSTFWILASNSWMHTPAGYEIVDGRIVPMDWLAVIFNPSFPFRWAHMTIAAYLSVAFLVGASAAWHLLRGNDNPAVRKMFSMAMWMALLVAPIQAFVGDAHGLNTLEHQPAKIAAMEGHWENPPGEATPLILFGWPDMEQEKTLYKVEIPVLGSLILKHSFTEPIPALKDFPKEDRPPAYVVFWSFRIMVALGLLMIAAGLWSAWLRWRGKLFETRGFLRLVMCMGPVGLIALLAGWFTTEVGRQPWIVYGLLRTKDGVSNHSVTQLSITLVAFVVVYFAVFGIGTLYALRLIGKGPHTGEGDLPTSGGPGTDRHPKRPLSGADDGLEEDNPKDQLTGDRA, from the coding sequence ATGTTTGGCCTCGAAGCCCTGGATCTCGCGCGGATTCAGTTTGCCTTCACCGTGTCCTTCCACATCATCTTCCCGGCGTTGTCCATCGGCTCCGCGAGTTTTCTCGCCGTGCTCGAAGGCCTCTGGCTGAAGACCGACAATCACGTCTACAAGGATCTGTATCACTTCTGGCTGAAGATCTTCGCGATCTTCTTCGGCATGGGCGTGGTGTCCGGTCTGGTGATGGCCTATGAATTCGGCACCAACTGGAGCGGCTTCGCCGACTATGCCGGCGCCGTGACCGGGCCGTTGCTGACCTACGAGGTGCTCACCGCCTTCTTCATCGAAGCCGGTTTCCTCGGCGTCATGCTGTTCGGCTGGAATCGCGTCGGCCGCGGCCTGCACTTCTTTTCGACGGTGATGGTGGCCATCGGCACCCTGATGTCGACCTTCTGGATCCTGGCCTCCAACAGCTGGATGCACACGCCCGCCGGCTACGAGATCGTCGATGGCCGCATCGTCCCGATGGACTGGCTGGCGGTGATCTTCAATCCGTCCTTCCCCTTCCGCTGGGCGCACATGACCATCGCCGCCTACCTGTCGGTGGCCTTCCTGGTCGGGGCCTCGGCGGCCTGGCACCTGCTGCGCGGTAACGACAACCCGGCGGTGCGCAAGATGTTCTCCATGGCCATGTGGATGGCCCTGCTGGTGGCGCCGATCCAGGCCTTCGTCGGCGATGCCCATGGCCTCAATACCCTGGAGCACCAGCCGGCCAAGATCGCCGCGATGGAGGGACACTGGGAGAATCCGCCCGGCGAGGCGACCCCGCTGATCCTGTTCGGCTGGCCGGACATGGAACAGGAGAAGACGCTCTACAAGGTCGAGATCCCGGTGCTCGGTAGCCTGATCCTCAAGCACAGCTTCACCGAGCCGATCCCGGCCCTCAAGGACTTCCCCAAGGAAGACCGGCCGCCGGCCTACGTGGTGTTCTGGTCGTTCCGCATCATGGTCGCCCTGGGCCTGCTGATGATCGCCGCCGGTCTGTGGAGCGCCTGGCTGCGCTGGCGCGGCAAACTGTTCGAGACCCGCGGTTTCCTGCGCCTGGTGATGTGCATGGGGCCGGTCGGTCTCATCGCCCTGCTGGCCGGCTGGTTCACCACCGAGGTGGGCCGTCAGCCGTGGATCGTCTACGGCTTGTTACGGACCAAGGACGGGGTGTCGAATCACAGCGTCACCCAGCTGAGCATCACCCTGGTGGCCTTCGTGGTGGTCTATTTCGCCGTGTTCGGCATCGGCACCCTCTATGCCCTGCGCCTGATCGGCAAGGGGCCGCATACCGGCGAAGGCGATCTGCCCACCTCCGGTGGTCCGGGTACCGATCGGCACCCCAAGCGTCCGTTGTCCGGCGCCGATGACGGCCTGGAAGAAGACAATCCCAAAGACCAGCTGACCGGAGACCGCGCATGA
- a CDS encoding PLP-dependent aminotransferase family protein, whose translation MKRYEQLAEEIAQSIRNGILSPGEKVPSVRHASRSFGVSPSTVFQAYYLLEDRGLIQARERSGYYVRQQANQLLAEPDVGVFKARTTEVNVSQLAFSVLNSLRDPNTIPFGSAFPDPDLFPLARLSRSMSHALRGISGKSLICDMTGGHPDLLRQISQRYVFNGITVQPGEVVVTGGAMEALNLCLQAVTAPGDMVAVEAPAFYGTLQALERLKLKAVEIPVHPRKGIDLIVLAESLQTLPIKACWFMTHLQNPVGASMDEHDKQELYELLAHHEIPLIEDDVYAELYFGTQPPRPVKHFDSKGLVMHCCSFSKTLAPGYRIGWAAAGRYANRVEQLRLMTTISPSIPAQMAIADYLQHGGYDRHLRKLRHTLEVRQGEMLAAASRYFPAQSRVTRPAGGFLLWFELPEQVDSLALFHRALAEGISLAPGPIFSASRHFKNCIRLNYGYPWTNEREKAMQTLGSLVSSLI comes from the coding sequence ATGAAGCGGTACGAACAACTGGCTGAAGAGATTGCGCAGTCCATTCGCAACGGCATCCTTTCCCCTGGGGAAAAGGTGCCGTCGGTACGCCATGCAAGTCGTAGTTTCGGCGTCAGCCCTTCCACCGTCTTCCAGGCCTACTACCTGCTGGAAGACCGAGGCCTGATACAGGCCCGCGAACGCTCCGGCTACTATGTGCGACAGCAGGCGAACCAGTTACTGGCCGAACCTGATGTCGGCGTGTTCAAGGCGCGCACGACAGAGGTCAATGTCAGCCAATTGGCGTTCTCCGTCCTGAACTCACTACGCGACCCCAACACCATACCTTTTGGCTCAGCCTTTCCTGACCCGGATCTTTTCCCCCTGGCAAGGCTGAGCCGCTCGATGTCCCACGCCCTACGTGGCATATCAGGCAAGTCCCTCATCTGCGACATGACGGGCGGCCACCCAGATCTGCTTCGACAGATTTCTCAACGCTATGTCTTCAACGGCATCACCGTCCAGCCTGGCGAAGTTGTCGTGACCGGCGGCGCGATGGAAGCCTTGAATCTGTGCTTGCAAGCCGTCACGGCCCCTGGCGACATGGTGGCGGTTGAGGCTCCGGCTTTCTATGGCACGCTACAGGCCTTGGAACGACTCAAACTCAAAGCAGTGGAAATACCCGTGCATCCGCGCAAAGGCATTGACCTCATTGTTTTAGCCGAAAGTCTGCAAACTTTGCCGATTAAAGCCTGTTGGTTCATGACCCACTTACAGAACCCCGTAGGCGCTTCCATGGATGAGCACGACAAACAAGAACTCTACGAGTTGCTTGCCCACCATGAAATACCTCTGATCGAAGACGATGTCTATGCGGAGTTGTATTTCGGCACACAACCACCTCGTCCGGTCAAGCACTTCGACAGCAAAGGGCTGGTCATGCACTGCTGTTCATTCTCGAAGACGTTAGCGCCTGGTTATCGGATCGGCTGGGCTGCCGCGGGACGCTATGCGAATCGCGTTGAGCAACTGCGACTCATGACGACCATATCACCCTCCATACCCGCGCAAATGGCCATTGCCGATTACCTGCAGCATGGCGGCTACGATCGGCACCTGCGTAAATTGCGGCATACGTTGGAAGTCCGCCAGGGGGAAATGCTTGCTGCAGCGTCCCGTTACTTCCCTGCTCAGAGTCGGGTTACCCGACCCGCGGGAGGATTCCTGCTCTGGTTTGAATTGCCTGAGCAAGTCGACTCCTTGGCACTATTTCACCGCGCGCTGGCAGAAGGAATAAGCCTGGCACCGGGGCCTATCTTTTCGGCGTCACGTCACTTCAAGAATTGCATACGCCTCAACTATGGTTACCCCTGGACTAACGAACGTGAAAAAGCCATGCAAACGCTAGGCAGCCTGGTGAGTTCACTCATTTGA
- a CDS encoding nitrite/sulfite reductase: MYQYDDYDRALVLERVDQFRDQIQRRVTGELSEEEFLPLRLQNGLYLQKHAYMLRVAIPYGTLSAAQMRVLAQIAKEYDRGYGHFTTRQNIQFNWIDLAQVPDILERLAAVDMHAIQTSGNCVRNVTTEAFAGVAADELLDPRPFAEILRQWSTINPEFLFLPRKFKIAICSAEEDRAAIMVHDIGLYLYKGAEGRPVLRVIVGGGLGRTPILGQCIRDSLPWEHLLSYVEAILRVYNRYGRRDNKYKARIKILVKSLGIDAFAAEVEREWEQIKDSPAKLTVAEYERVARTFTPPLYDVLADSDLDFGTCLSQDAGFARWVKHNVRAHKVAGYRAVLLSTKPGIQAPPGDVTAEQMEAVADWSERFGFGEIRISHEQNIVLPDVRLRDLHALWRLASVAGLGVSNGGLLTDIIACPGGDFCSLANAKSIPIAHSIQAKFDDLDYLHDLGDISLNISGCMNACGHHHIGNIGILGVDKNGSEWYQITIGGSQGKDSRLGKVIGPSFSADEVAAVVEQLIDTFVRNRIFGESFLETVERIGLEPFKKAVYENAEADV; this comes from the coding sequence ATGTATCAGTACGACGACTATGATCGCGCGCTAGTCCTTGAGCGCGTTGACCAATTCCGAGACCAAATACAGCGAAGAGTGACGGGTGAGCTGTCGGAGGAAGAGTTCTTGCCATTGCGCTTGCAGAATGGTCTTTATCTCCAGAAGCATGCGTACATGTTGCGAGTAGCTATTCCATACGGCACGTTGAGCGCGGCGCAGATGCGCGTGCTGGCGCAAATTGCCAAGGAATACGATCGTGGTTATGGGCACTTCACAACGCGCCAGAATATCCAGTTCAACTGGATAGATTTGGCGCAGGTCCCGGATATTCTGGAGCGATTGGCAGCCGTAGATATGCATGCCATTCAAACGTCGGGGAATTGCGTTCGCAATGTGACTACCGAAGCGTTCGCGGGTGTTGCTGCTGACGAATTGCTGGACCCGCGGCCCTTTGCCGAGATATTGAGGCAGTGGTCCACGATCAATCCGGAATTTCTCTTCCTGCCACGAAAATTCAAGATAGCTATTTGCTCTGCTGAAGAAGATCGTGCGGCCATCATGGTTCACGATATTGGTCTGTATTTATATAAAGGCGCCGAGGGACGCCCTGTGCTTCGCGTTATCGTGGGCGGCGGGCTGGGCAGAACTCCGATCCTTGGCCAGTGCATTCGTGACAGTCTGCCGTGGGAACATCTGCTGTCGTATGTGGAAGCGATATTGCGGGTATACAACCGTTATGGTCGTCGCGATAATAAATACAAGGCGCGTATCAAAATATTAGTGAAGTCACTCGGGATCGATGCCTTTGCCGCGGAGGTGGAGCGCGAGTGGGAGCAAATCAAGGACAGCCCGGCCAAGCTCACCGTGGCGGAGTACGAGCGGGTAGCTCGTACCTTCACTCCGCCTCTCTATGACGTCTTGGCTGACAGCGACTTAGACTTCGGTACCTGTCTGAGCCAGGACGCTGGTTTCGCTCGCTGGGTCAAACACAATGTAAGGGCGCACAAGGTCGCTGGATATCGCGCCGTACTGCTGTCGACCAAGCCGGGGATACAGGCGCCGCCCGGTGATGTCACTGCCGAGCAGATGGAAGCGGTCGCTGACTGGTCCGAGCGCTTTGGCTTCGGCGAGATACGCATTTCGCACGAGCAAAACATCGTTTTGCCCGATGTCCGCCTTCGAGATCTCCATGCGTTATGGCGTCTCGCCAGCGTCGCAGGTCTCGGTGTATCGAATGGTGGTCTGCTGACCGATATCATCGCCTGTCCCGGAGGGGATTTCTGCTCTTTGGCAAACGCCAAATCCATCCCTATCGCTCACAGTATCCAAGCCAAATTCGATGACTTGGATTATCTACATGATCTCGGTGATATCAGCCTCAATATTTCAGGGTGCATGAACGCTTGCGGCCACCACCATATTGGCAATATCGGAATATTGGGTGTCGATAAGAACGGAAGTGAGTGGTATCAGATCACTATTGGCGGCTCACAGGGTAAGGACAGTCGGTTGGGTAAGGTCATAGGGCCGTCATTTTCGGCAGATGAGGTGGCAGCGGTGGTTGAGCAATTGATCGACACCTTTGTACGAAATCGCATATTCGGCGAGTCGTTTCTGGAAACCGTCGAGCGTATTGGCCTGGAGCCGTTCAAGAAAGCCGTCTATGAAAATGCCGAGGCTGATGTGTGA
- a CDS encoding DUF934 domain-containing protein, producing MKNVIRLVDGVPELVQDDPWVVIKDDQELSADERAIVPANSWVARQPAAVLAGDEISSDGVLFSAEDEFADWQDRLNVVPLIAIEFSSFRDGRGYSQAYLLRSRYHFEGELRAIGDVLRDQLSYMRQCGFNSFAVRQDKSAVDALKGLAGVSVLYGRSVVEPRPLYRRR from the coding sequence GTGAAAAATGTTATCAGGTTGGTTGATGGCGTTCCTGAGTTAGTGCAGGACGACCCCTGGGTCGTCATCAAGGATGACCAGGAGCTATCAGCGGATGAGCGCGCTATAGTGCCCGCCAATAGCTGGGTGGCTAGGCAGCCCGCGGCAGTCTTGGCGGGTGATGAGATAAGTTCGGACGGCGTGCTTTTTAGTGCGGAAGATGAATTTGCTGATTGGCAGGATCGACTAAATGTTGTTCCGTTGATTGCCATCGAATTTTCTTCTTTTCGCGATGGGCGAGGTTATAGTCAGGCTTACCTGCTGAGAAGTCGTTACCATTTCGAGGGTGAGCTGCGCGCCATCGGTGATGTTCTGCGTGATCAACTAAGTTATATGCGCCAGTGCGGCTTCAACAGCTTTGCAGTGCGCCAGGATAAATCCGCCGTAGATGCCTTGAAAGGGCTCGCGGGCGTCAGTGTGCTGTACGGTCGTTCCGTTGTCGAGCCGAGGCCTCTGTATCGGCGTCGCTGA
- a CDS encoding aldehyde dehydrogenase family protein, with protein MTHLANRFPVFDQQFIAGQWRDGRDGSVLQVTNPFDGSPLAQIVQADRDDLDEAYRKAAEAQVKWAATGPAERAAVMHRVVQLFDEHREAIIDWIIRESGSTRIKAQIEWGAARGITLESASFPARVHGRLLPSNVPGKENRVYREALGVVGVISPWNFPLHLSQRSVAPALALGNAVVIKPASDTPVTGGLLLASLYEAAGLPAGLLSVVVGAGSKIGDAFVEHEVPKFISFTGSTPIGLNIGRLASGGKHLKHVALELGGNSPFVVLADADLEQAVSAAVMGKFLHQGQICMAINRIIVEDGIYDAFVQRYAEKVRALKVGNPHDADTVIGPIINANQLQGLLQKVSRAKEEGARAVVEGEVQGQLLPPHVFAEVTQDMEIAREEIFGPLVGIQRARDEAHALELANDSEFGLSSAVFSGDIERAVRFARQVKAGMTHVNDIPVNDEAHAPFGGEKNSGLGRFNGDWAIEEFTKDHWISVQASPRRYPF; from the coding sequence ATGACTCACCTTGCCAATCGATTCCCGGTCTTCGATCAACAGTTCATTGCCGGACAATGGCGTGATGGTCGCGATGGCAGTGTGCTGCAAGTGACCAATCCGTTCGACGGTAGCCCGTTGGCGCAAATCGTCCAGGCTGATCGCGACGACCTCGACGAGGCCTATCGCAAGGCCGCCGAAGCCCAGGTGAAGTGGGCCGCTACCGGGCCTGCCGAACGGGCCGCGGTGATGCATCGGGTGGTGCAGCTGTTCGATGAGCACCGCGAAGCCATCATCGACTGGATCATCCGTGAATCCGGCAGTACCCGGATCAAGGCGCAGATCGAGTGGGGCGCGGCCCGCGGCATCACCCTGGAGTCGGCCTCCTTCCCGGCACGCGTCCATGGTCGGCTATTGCCATCCAACGTGCCCGGCAAGGAAAACCGCGTCTATCGCGAGGCCCTGGGCGTAGTGGGTGTGATCAGTCCCTGGAACTTCCCGTTGCACCTGTCGCAACGCTCCGTGGCGCCCGCCTTGGCGCTGGGTAATGCGGTGGTGATCAAGCCCGCGAGCGACACCCCGGTCACGGGGGGATTGCTACTGGCTAGTCTCTACGAGGCGGCGGGCCTACCTGCGGGACTGCTCAGCGTGGTGGTCGGCGCAGGATCCAAGATCGGCGATGCCTTCGTCGAGCATGAAGTGCCGAAGTTCATCTCCTTCACCGGCTCGACGCCAATCGGTCTGAACATCGGCCGGCTGGCGTCGGGTGGCAAGCATCTCAAGCATGTGGCGCTCGAGTTGGGTGGCAACAGTCCCTTCGTGGTCTTGGCCGATGCCGATCTGGAGCAGGCTGTCAGCGCCGCGGTGATGGGCAAGTTCCTGCACCAGGGACAGATCTGCATGGCGATCAACCGGATCATCGTCGAGGACGGGATCTACGATGCCTTCGTCCAGCGCTACGCTGAAAAGGTCAGGGCGCTGAAGGTCGGCAACCCGCACGACGCTGATACGGTGATCGGTCCGATCATCAATGCCAATCAGCTGCAGGGCTTGCTGCAAAAGGTCTCACGCGCCAAGGAAGAGGGTGCTCGCGCGGTGGTCGAAGGCGAGGTGCAGGGTCAGTTGCTGCCGCCCCATGTGTTCGCTGAGGTCACCCAGGACATGGAGATAGCCCGCGAAGAGATCTTTGGACCCCTGGTTGGTATTCAGCGTGCCCGCGACGAAGCCCACGCCCTGGAGTTGGCCAATGACAGCGAATTCGGTCTGTCCAGCGCGGTGTTCAGTGGCGATATCGAGCGGGCCGTGCGCTTCGCGCGGCAGGTCAAGGCCGGCATGACCCATGTCAACGACATCCCGGTGAATGACGAAGCCCATGCGCCCTTCGGTGGCGAAAAGAACTCCGGACTTGGTCGCTTCAATGGTGACTGGGCCATCGAAGAGTTCACCAAGGACCATTGGATCAGCGTACAAGCCAGTCCGCGCCGCTATCCCTTCTGA